TTGAACAGACGCACGGACCTGAGGATTGTTACTGGCAATCACCGTTGCAGTTAATTGACGTCTGGCGACTTCCTTGGCCAGGTTGGGCCCGCTCAAGACTCCAATAGGATGATCTGGCAGCTCTTCGCACATGATCTGACTCATCAGTTTAAAGCTGTCTGACTCAATTCCCTTGGTGGTACTGACGATCTGAGCCTCGGGCTGAATACAAGGCTTTATCAACTGCAATACCTGTCGAAATGCCTTACTAGGTACAGCCATAAATATCAGATGACTATCTGCGACGGCATAACCTATATCACTGCATGCCTCAACATTTGCCAGCAATGGATAATCTGGCATGTAACGATTATTTACGCGGCTACTTTCGACCTCTTCAGCCTGTTGGGCATCCCGCATCCATAACCGGACTTGATGACCATTCTCGGCCGCAATATTCGCAATGATGGTGCCAAAACTTCCTCCACCCAGAACGGTTATGGCCTGATGATGAGACATAGCTCTCCTCGATATTCCGATATTGAACGCCAATCTGGCAGAGATTGCGCGAATGGTACCACTGCTGTTCGCTGAAGATATAAGGCCGCATGCAATTACACAGCGTCAATGAGGCCTCTGAGACACAACTATGAAAAAGTCGTGCTATTATTGCACCGCTAATTTACTGAACTCACCCTGCGACCACGCCCTGATTGCTGGTTGGCAGCCGCCCCAAACAATTTAGGCAATCGCAAACATACAGGCAACCGACTCATGTCATCGCCCGCACCATCGAAAGCTTCCGACTGTTTTCGCCTGAAAGGCAGCATGTTTACGCTCAGCATGATTGAGCTAATGCATTATTCGGCTACAGAGTTCAGCAACCAACTGTCCAGAACCGTCAACCAGGCACCTCGTTTCTTTCAGCAAATGCCAGTGGTTATCTCTCTGGAACATCTCGCAGACGACAGCACTCCTGACTTCAAGGAAATCATCGAAATCTGCCGCTCACTGAAGGTGAATCCTGTAGGTATTCGAGGAGGGAGCGATGCCATGGTGGAAAATGCGTTTACTGCAGGCCTACCCAGTATGGGCTCTGCCACACCGTCTCCATCACCACAGCGGGCGCAGACTTCCAACGCACAGCCAGCCGCTGTGGAGCCCAGCCTGGTACCGGCCCGTATCGTTGACCGACCTGTGCGTTCTGGCCAGCAAATATATGCACGGAATACCAGCCTGATAGTTCTTGCTCCCGTCAGTGCGG
This genomic interval from Pokkaliibacter sp. MBI-7 contains the following:
- the minC gene encoding septum site-determining protein MinC; amino-acid sequence: MSSPAPSKASDCFRLKGSMFTLSMIELMHYSATEFSNQLSRTVNQAPRFFQQMPVVISLEHLADDSTPDFKEIIEICRSLKVNPVGIRGGSDAMVENAFTAGLPSMGSATPSPSPQRAQTSNAQPAAVEPSLVPARIVDRPVRSGQQIYARNTSLIVLAPVSAGAELLADGDIHVYAPLRGRALAGINGNTQARIFCNALEAELLSIAGQYKLSEDLQHSELWKQSVQAMLEDESKLQLSPLSLS